The genome window AACAGGGTGATGGCATGTACAATGCCCGCCACCGGTGTACGCCCGCCATTTTTAATATTGGTGGCAGTACGCGCAATGGCGCCCGTGGCAGGAATGCCGCCAAATATGGATGAGCCTATATTGGCTGCACCTTGAGCCACCAGTTCCATATTGGACCGGTGCCGGCCGCCCATCATGCCATCGGCTACTACGGCCGACAGCAACGATTCAATACCTCCCAGCAGGGCAATAGTAAAAGCAGGTTGTACCATGTTTTTAATGGTAGTAAAATCAAGCGCTGGTATGGCGGGAGCCGGTAAGGAAGAAGGAATGTCGCCAAACCGGGCGCCAATCGTCTCTACCGGTAACCTCAACAGTGATACAGCCGCAGTAGTAGCTAATATAGCGATCAGTGAACCCGGTATCTTATGCGTGATCCGTGGCCATAACACCACAATCAAAACGGTAATACCCGCCACCAGGAAGGCATACCAGTTTACGGACGACAGGTGGAGCGCATAACCTTTCCACTTGTCTATAAAATCTGCCGGTACGGCACCCATCTGCAATCCGAAAAAATCCTTCATCTGTGAGGAAAAAATAAGCAGGGCAATACCACTGGTAAACCCAACGATCAGAGGATAAGGAATGTATTGAATTACCGTTCCCAGCCGGGCTATGCCCATTAGCACCAGTATAATACCGGCCATGAACGTTGCAATGATCAGCCCGTTGATTCCATACTGCTGTACAATACCATAAACGATTACAATAAAAGCGCCGGTAGGACCACCGATCTGTACGCGACTGCCGCCAAGGGCGGAAATGATAAAGCCGGCAATCACGGCGGTATACAACCCTTTTTCCGGCGAAACCCCGGAAGCAATGGCAAAGGCAATGGCCAATGGCAGGGCCACTATGCCTACAATTATGCCAGCCATCAGGTCCTTACCGAACTGTGCAGTACTGTAATGCTGGAGCGTATCAATCAGTTTGGGCCTGAACATGATCATTAATTTACAGGCTGGGTACCACTGTTAAAAGCACGT of Paraflavitalea devenefica contains these proteins:
- a CDS encoding SulP family inorganic anion transporter, which translates into the protein MFRPKLIDTLQHYSTAQFGKDLMAGIIVGIVALPLAIAFAIASGVSPEKGLYTAVIAGFIISALGGSRVQIGGPTGAFIVIVYGIVQQYGINGLIIATFMAGIILVLMGIARLGTVIQYIPYPLIVGFTSGIALLIFSSQMKDFFGLQMGAVPADFIDKWKGYALHLSSVNWYAFLVAGITVLIVVLWPRITHKIPGSLIAILATTAAVSLLRLPVETIGARFGDIPSSLPAPAIPALDFTTIKNMVQPAFTIALLGGIESLLSAVVADGMMGGRHRSNMELVAQGAANIGSSIFGGIPATGAIARTATNIKNGGRTPVAGIVHAITLLLIMLFAGKWAALIPMPTLAGILVVVAYNMSEWHSFRAVLKGSRSDIAVLLTTFLLTVLIDLTVAIEIGIVLAAFLFMRKMIQTSGVNILTGRQDEQETGNGVFSGYDIPKGVEVFEITGPLFFGAAYKFKDAMRVIEKPPKVLIIRMGKVPIIDATGVKAIREVYTASKQRHTKLILSEVHSSQVLDALKDARLLFAIGKANVTPSFEAALVRSNTILQQ